TAGTAACGATCGGCAAAGAATCTGGAGAGATCGACGACCAATTGAATGAGACCGTCGGCGTGATGCGGGACGAAGGACAGACCGTTGTATTTGTTACAGTCGGCGGCCAACTTTCCGGCGTGATAGGCATTTCTGACCCGATCAAACCCTCGGCAAAGGCCGCGATCGACGAACTCCATCGCCGAAATATCGAAGTGGTGATGATGACCGGGGATAATCGAACAACCGCCGAGGGTGTCGCGAAACAACTCGGGATCGACCACGTCTTCGCCGAAGTAATGCCCGAGGACAAGGCAGCCAAGGTTAAAGAATTGCAATTACAAGGCAAAATAGTCGCGATGGCAGGCGACGGAGTGAATGACGCTCCGGCATTGGCACAAGCAGATGTCGGCATTGCGTTCGCCAGCGGTACCGACGTTGCCATCGAGTCTGCTGATATTACACTCTTAAAGCCCGAACTTCACGGCATCTTAAAGGCTAGAAACCTGAGTCTGGCAACGATGAAGAACATACGTCAAAATTTGTTCTTCGCGTTCGCCTACAACATTATCGGTGTTCCGATCGCCGCCGGGGTGCTGTTCCCGGTCTTTGGGATCCTGCTTTCACCGATGATCGCGAGCCTTGCAATGACGTTTAGTTCGGTGTCGGTGATCACGAATGCCTTACGATTGAGAAATGCCAAGCTTTGATGGGAGACCTTAGCCGCAGATGGACACAGATCGCTCAGACCCGAAAATAAATGTTTATCTGCGTCATCCACATTTTTTTGTGGTTAAAAACTCCCCGGCTCGGAGTCTTTGCGGTAAAATCTATTTATGAGCAAACCTGCATTAGCTGTTCACGGTGGAGCCGGTACGATTTTTAGATCCGAAATGACGCCCGAACTCGAAGCCCAGTATCGATCCGGCATCGAGAATGCACTGCGTGCCGGTTGGGCAGTGCTTCAGGCAAACGGGAACTCGCTGGACGCGGTTGATGCCGCAGTGCGTCAACTCGAAGATTTCCCGCTTTTCAATGCGGGCCGCGGTTCGGTTTTCACGCACGATGGCCAAAACGAGATGGACGCGGCGATAATGGACGGCCATTCGAAAAAGGCCGGTGCGGTCGCTTTCATCCGCAATGTCAAAAATCCGATCGGGCTCGCCCGTCTCGTAATGGAGCGAACGGAGCACGTACTGCTCGCGGGTGAAGGTGCGATACTTTTTGCGGAAGAAATGAATGTCGAACTTGCCGACAACGCTTATTTTTATACTGATAACCGTTGGAAACAGCTCGAACAAGCGATCGCCGCCGGTCGTGTCCAACTCGATCACGCCGGTGCGGTGCATCCCAAACCCATCGGCACGGTCGGTGCCGTTGCCTGTGACGTAAATGGCCATTTGGCTGCCGCAACATCGACGGGCGGAATGACCAACAAAAAGTTCGGCCGCGTCGGCGACACTCCGATCATCGGGGCCGGAACGTATGCTGACGAATTTTGTGCCGTTTCTTGCACGGGGCACGGCGAATATTTTATGACCAACGTAACGGCTTTCGATGTTGCCGCACGAATGAAATATAGCGGCTTGAGCCTAGAAGATGCGGCTCAAGAGTCGATCGACCACTTGACCAAACTCGAGGGCGAAGGCGGCCTCATCGCGGTCGATGCTCAAGGCAATATCTCGCTGCCATTCAATTCCGAAGGAATGTATCGCGGCTCAGTAAATTCGAAGGGTGAGACGGCGATTGCCATCTACCGTCAATAGAAAAAAGGAATGATGCATCAAAGCATCATTCCCCCAACCTTAAAAGCCTTAAAATTATCTCCTCAGGCTCGCTTCGAAATGACGGGATCTTGTCATTACGATTCTGAAACAACTTCATCCTAATTGCCCGCGAGTCCCGCACATCTCTGATTACGTCAATCGGCAGTGTCACCGCCGAAACAAACCCCTAACAGACAATTTCTACTCGGCCGCTTTCTTTTCATTTACGATGTCCCGATATTCCTGAACGTAGGCGATATCCTTTGGCACGAGGTCGGCGAGCGTAACGACCAATTCGCCCTTTCGAGCGTGTTTGATCGCGTGGTGTATAGCGGTCCGGCCATCAGGAATGATCCTCACGGTCGGGGTTGCTGTGCTCTGTGCAATCCCCTCCTGAAGCAGCGTATGAAGTTCCTCAGGATCGCGGCCCCGAAGGTAATTGCCCGTGCGGATCACGATGCGGTCAAATGTGTCGCCCGCGATCTTACCAAATTCGCGGATATCATCGTCGCGACGATCACCGGTACCATTTAGAACAACAGTTCTGTATTTATTAGGTAGTTTTAGGACGAAGTCAGCCAAACCTCTGAGGCCGGCGGGATTATGGGCATAGTCCATAAGTACTGTCACATCGCCGATCTCAACAAAATTAAGTCGGCCCGGCGTTTGCGCCGTTCCCGCATTGAAAGTCGTCAGTCCAACACGCAGGTCTTCGAGCGAAACGCCGTGGACAAAGCACGCGAGTGTCGCGGCCAGCACGTTCTGGATCATAAATTCGGCACGGCCGCCGTATGTCAACGGTACGTTTACCACTTTTTCGATCCGAACCTTCCACTTGCCTTTCAGTATCGTCACATAGCCATTTTCGTAAACACACGAAACGCGTCCGCGTTCGGCTCGTCGTTTGATATTCGGGTGGTTTTCGTCCATCGAGAAGCAGACGACCTTCCCCTCGACCATTTCCTTCATCGCATAGACGAGGTCATCTTCGGCATTAAGCACCGCGTATCCTTTCCTCGAGACCGCACGCGGCACAACGGACTTGACGCGGGCAAGATCCTCAAGTGTATTTACGTCCTTTAACCCCAAATGGTCGGCGGCGACATTCATCACCACACCAATATCGCAGTAATCAAATCCAAGCCCCGAGCGAATTATACCGCCGCGGGCAGTTTCCAATACCGCAATATCCACGGTCGGATCCTTAAGTACGAGTTGAGCCGAGACCGGGCCCGTATTGTCGCCGGTCACGATCTGCTGATTGCCGATATAAGTACCGTCGGTTGTCGTAAACCCTACATTTCGGCCGCTATTTTTTAAGATATGGGCGATCAGTCGCGTCGTTGTGGTCTTGCCATTCGTGCCCGTGATCGCAAAGATCGGGATCCTTGCCGGCGTCCCGGGCGGAAATAACATATCGATGACGTGTTCAGCCACGTTTCGAGCAATTCCCTCGCTCGGAGCCAAGTGCATTCGGAAACCGGGAGCCGCGTTCACCTCGATGATCCCGCCACCGTTCTCCCGTAAAGGCTCACTTACATTTGGAGCAATAACATCCACGCCGGCAACATCCAGCCCGATAATCTTAGCGATCCTTTCAAACAAGAAGACGTTTGCCGGATGCACCTCGTCGGTACAGTCGATCGCTGTCCCGCCGGTCGATATATTTGCTGTGGTCTTAAGGTGAAGCACCTCGCCGGCCGGCATAATGCTTTCGAGTTCATATCCGGCTTTTCGGATGCACCGCATTGTTTGGCCGTCGATATCGATCTGAGTGAGAACATTTTCGTGCCCGTAACCGCGACGCGGGTCCGCGTTAGTTTTGTCGATCAGATCTTGAATCGAAGTATTACCATCGCCTATGACGTGTGC
This is a stretch of genomic DNA from Chloracidobacterium sp.. It encodes these proteins:
- a CDS encoding isoaspartyl peptidase/L-asparaginase, with translation MSKPALAVHGGAGTIFRSEMTPELEAQYRSGIENALRAGWAVLQANGNSLDAVDAAVRQLEDFPLFNAGRGSVFTHDGQNEMDAAIMDGHSKKAGAVAFIRNVKNPIGLARLVMERTEHVLLAGEGAILFAEEMNVELADNAYFYTDNRWKQLEQAIAAGRVQLDHAGAVHPKPIGTVGAVACDVNGHLAAATSTGGMTNKKFGRVGDTPIIGAGTYADEFCAVSCTGHGEYFMTNVTAFDVAARMKYSGLSLEDAAQESIDHLTKLEGEGGLIAVDAQGNISLPFNSEGMYRGSVNSKGETAIAIYRQ
- the cphA gene encoding cyanophycin synthetase, giving the protein MEILEIRTLRGPNYWSGYWKKLIIMRLDIADYEERPTDKIEGFYDRLRDVLPSIATHGCSYQEEGGFLKRVEEGTWAGHVIEHFALELQTLAGMDTGYGRTRETDERGIYNVVFSYLEEEVGRYVGRAAVRLFLDLAEGRSTQEIKDELAKEIQEMREIRQDVRFGPSTGSLVEEADNRDIPFIRLNDQSLVQLGYGVYQKRIQATTTVNTNMISVDIAGNKHATKTLLGDMGVPVPKGYRIRDIEDLEDTLDSVGFPVVIKPLDGNHGKGATVGVNSLEEAQVAFEKAKEYSRYIIVEKQLIGSDFRALVVNNRLIAVAERVPAHVIGDGNTSIQDLIDKTNADPRRGYGHENVLTQIDIDGQTMRCIRKAGYELESIMPAGEVLHLKTTANISTGGTAIDCTDEVHPANVFLFERIAKIIGLDVAGVDVIAPNVSEPLRENGGGIIEVNAAPGFRMHLAPSEGIARNVAEHVIDMLFPPGTPARIPIFAITGTNGKTTTTRLIAHILKNSGRNVGFTTTDGTYIGNQQIVTGDNTGPVSAQLVLKDPTVDIAVLETARGGIIRSGLGFDYCDIGVVMNVAADHLGLKDVNTLEDLARVKSVVPRAVSRKGYAVLNAEDDLVYAMKEMVEGKVVCFSMDENHPNIKRRAERGRVSCVYENGYVTILKGKWKVRIEKVVNVPLTYGGRAEFMIQNVLAATLACFVHGVSLEDLRVGLTTFNAGTAQTPGRLNFVEIGDVTVLMDYAHNPAGLRGLADFVLKLPNKYRTVVLNGTGDRRDDDIREFGKIAGDTFDRIVIRTGNYLRGRDPEELHTLLQEGIAQSTATPTVRIIPDGRTAIHHAIKHARKGELVVTLADLVPKDIAYVQEYRDIVNEKKAAE